A portion of the bacterium genome contains these proteins:
- a CDS encoding YafY family transcriptional regulator, translating into MRRADRLFQLIQTLRARRFATGQELAEALGVSKRTLYRDVQDLQRSGVPIRGEAGVGYRLDRGFELPPLTFTTEELEGLALGARIVAAWGDAELGKAVASAVSKIEAVIPPRLREALLHAPLFAPGFSGAAARAQHLDLLRRAIGETEIVQLQYTREDGERSLRDVRPLGLYFWGSKWTLAAWCELRQDYRSFRPDRMQTVDRTGRRFDPTNGPSLKEYLAKTEAAGQEWGAPPPRGIRTPGLDR; encoded by the coding sequence GTGCGTAGAGCCGACCGACTCTTCCAATTGATCCAGACCCTGCGGGCCCGCCGCTTTGCCACCGGCCAGGAGCTGGCCGAGGCTCTCGGTGTCTCCAAGCGCACCCTCTACCGGGATGTCCAGGATCTCCAGCGTTCCGGTGTTCCCATTCGCGGTGAAGCTGGCGTGGGTTATCGGCTCGATCGGGGCTTCGAACTCCCGCCTCTCACCTTCACGACCGAGGAGCTGGAGGGGTTGGCATTGGGCGCGCGAATCGTGGCCGCATGGGGGGATGCCGAGCTTGGAAAGGCCGTGGCATCCGCGGTGTCGAAGATCGAGGCGGTGATCCCGCCCCGATTGCGCGAAGCCCTTCTCCACGCACCGCTCTTTGCACCTGGCTTTTCCGGTGCCGCGGCCCGGGCCCAGCACCTGGATCTGCTTCGTCGCGCCATCGGTGAGACCGAGATCGTGCAGCTCCAATACACCCGAGAGGATGGTGAGAGGAGCCTCCGCGACGTTCGTCCCCTGGGCCTCTACTTCTGGGGAAGCAAGTGGACGTTGGCGGCCTGGTGCGAGCTCCGTCAGGACTACCGCAGCTTCCGGCCCGACCGGATGCAGACCGTCGATCGCACCGGACGCCGCTTCGACCCCACCAACGGCCCGAGCCTGAAGGAATACCTGGCGAAGACCGAAGCCGCAGGCCAGGAATGGGGCGCCCCTCCGCCACGCGGAATTCGGACTCCGGGGCTGGACCGCTGA